From the Azospirillum formosense genome, one window contains:
- a CDS encoding response regulator transcription factor: MTTDIEHQSGIAPGIVPGIAPGIAVVLADPNSLTRDCFSLGLGTLCRDMTVRSVASLRDAAGVLARDGRPEVVLCNIGAQTGLNDVLCAAIRDAVSACLPVPLVIISDRDDGGMILESLRLGVRGYIVPSLGLGVMLEAIRLVAAGGTFVPATSLQSLIAPVPGGIAVPPPPPGADLPVTDRIGGLTPREMAVLTCMREGKSNKLIAYMLGMCENTAKAHVRNVLKKLGATNRTEAAFMAHAHLSRGAPLESNQP; encoded by the coding sequence ATGACGACGGACATCGAACATCAATCAGGGATCGCCCCAGGGATCGTGCCGGGCATCGCTCCAGGCATCGCCGTGGTCCTGGCCGACCCGAACAGCCTGACGCGGGACTGTTTCTCGCTCGGGCTCGGCACGCTGTGCCGGGACATGACCGTGCGGTCGGTGGCCTCGCTGAGGGACGCCGCCGGTGTCCTGGCGCGGGACGGGCGGCCGGAGGTCGTGTTGTGCAACATCGGTGCGCAGACAGGGCTGAACGACGTCCTGTGCGCGGCCATCCGCGACGCCGTGTCGGCCTGCCTGCCGGTGCCGCTGGTGATCATCTCCGACCGCGACGACGGCGGGATGATCTTGGAAAGCCTGCGCCTGGGCGTGCGCGGCTACATCGTGCCCAGCCTCGGGCTGGGGGTCATGCTGGAGGCGATCCGGCTGGTCGCCGCCGGGGGCACCTTCGTGCCGGCCACGTCGCTGCAATCGCTGATCGCGCCGGTGCCCGGCGGCATCGCCGTCCCGCCGCCGCCGCCGGGCGCCGACCTGCCGGTGACCGACCGGATCGGCGGGCTGACGCCGCGGGAAATGGCCGTGCTGACCTGCATGCGCGAGGGCAAGTCGAACAAGCTCATCGCCTACATGCTGGGCATGTGCGAGAACACCGCCAAGGCCCATGTGCGCAATGTGCTCAAGAAGCTTGGCGCCACCAACCGGACGGAGGCCGCCTTCATGGCGCACGCCCATCTGTCCCGCGGCGCGCCCCTGGAGTCGAATCAGCCCTGA
- a CDS encoding response regulator transcription factor has translation MNEHRGVAALLLDDTPLTRECLSAGLSLRDPSLQVRTAASLDEAKAILAAGARPAVVLCNIASLTPPGGSVLVTLRGLAGAFGGTPLVVLSDGDEADLPLEASRLGVRGCLPTSVGLAVAREAVRLVAGGGTFFPSPFLNRLLQRGEATEDDPPAPSGGAALTARQRGVLQRLREGKSNRVIAQELGISENTAKVHVRGILRALGASNRAEAVRKAWQPAEPPAREPISGNRSRDPD, from the coding sequence ATGAACGAGCATCGGGGCGTCGCGGCCCTTCTTCTCGATGACACCCCCCTGACCCGCGAATGCCTGTCCGCCGGCCTCAGCCTGCGGGATCCGTCCCTCCAGGTGCGGACCGCGGCCTCCCTCGACGAGGCGAAGGCGATCCTCGCCGCCGGAGCCCGGCCCGCCGTCGTGCTGTGCAACATCGCCAGCCTGACTCCGCCCGGAGGCAGCGTCCTTGTGACGCTGCGCGGCCTTGCCGGTGCCTTCGGCGGCACGCCGCTGGTCGTCCTGTCCGACGGCGATGAGGCGGATCTGCCGCTGGAGGCCAGCCGTCTGGGCGTGCGGGGGTGCCTTCCGACCAGCGTCGGTCTCGCCGTCGCCCGCGAGGCGGTCCGTCTGGTGGCCGGCGGCGGGACCTTCTTCCCCTCCCCCTTCCTGAACCGCCTGCTGCAGCGTGGCGAGGCCACGGAGGACGACCCGCCCGCGCCGTCCGGCGGGGCGGCGCTGACCGCGCGTCAGCGCGGCGTGCTGCAACGGCTTCGCGAAGGGAAATCGAACCGCGTCATCGCGCAGGAGCTGGGGATCAGCGAGAACACCGCGAAGGTCCATGTCCGCGGCATCCTGCGGGCGCTGGGCGCCTCCAACCGCGCCGAAGCCGTGCGCAAGGCGTGGCAGCCGGCCGAACCGCCCGCTCGCGAGCCGATCAGCGGGAATCGGAGCCGGGATCCGGACTGA
- a CDS encoding DNA-binding response regulator, with protein MFGLDALAGIRRDFMPRAPAGARGGAHPPRSDERTGGRTPIAVLLIDDRTLFGESLAAAINAFAPDVAASHQRSSTALADLPAALRGADVVLVSIGRADPAKGGIGQLLDALSGGPPHPPVAVLADRPGVAVAAAATRLGLRGVLSGRMPLAEVIAALRLIHKGGTVSPDPGSDSR; from the coding sequence ATGTTCGGGTTGGACGCGTTGGCCGGCATCCGTCGAGACTTCATGCCCCGTGCGCCCGCCGGCGCGCGGGGCGGCGCCCATCCTCCCCGTTCCGATGAACGGACCGGCGGGCGGACGCCGATCGCCGTGCTGCTGATCGACGACCGCACGCTGTTCGGCGAAAGCCTCGCCGCGGCGATCAACGCCTTCGCGCCGGACGTGGCGGCCAGCCACCAGCGCAGCAGCACGGCGCTGGCCGACCTTCCCGCCGCCCTGCGCGGCGCCGATGTGGTTCTGGTGAGCATCGGGCGCGCCGACCCGGCCAAGGGCGGCATCGGACAGTTGCTGGACGCGCTGTCCGGCGGCCCGCCTCATCCTCCCGTGGCGGTTCTGGCCGACCGTCCCGGTGTGGCGGTGGCCGCCGCCGCGACCCGTCTCGGGCTGCGTGGGGTGCTGAGCGGACGGATGCCGCTGGCCGAGGTGATCGCCGCCCTGCGGCTGATTCATAAAGGCGGCACGGTCAGTCCGGATCCCGGCTCCGATTCCCGCTGA
- a CDS encoding UDP-glucose/GDP-mannose dehydrogenase family protein — protein sequence MRIAVVGTGYVGLVSGACFAEFGIDVCCVDKDETKIRRLRGGEIPIYEPGLDVLVARNMAAERLSFTSDLAVAMEGADVVLIAVGTPSRPGDGGADLTYVHAAAAEIARTMSRYTVIVTKSTVPVGTGRHVAAIVRDINPRAEFDVVSNPEFLREGSAIGDFMQPDRVVIGADSERARVVMDTLYQPLIRAGTPFVRTGIETAELTKYSANAFLAFKITFINEVADLCERVGADVQDVAAGMGLDGRIGRPFLNAGPGFGGSCFPKDTEALVRTGRQHGAPVRLIETVVDVNRARKRLMAGRILQACGPDAAGKRIAVLGITFKPDTNDMREAASLEIIPLLQQAGATVHAYDPAGMEEGRHLLPGVVWHDDAYAPLAEADCVAILTEWNEFRALDLGRVRSMMRRPVMVDLRNVYDPAAMAAAGFHYGSVGRRDVRPDAAKRRKAAEAMLLSNSFAGDACVLPFSGQLAAAASDLAD from the coding sequence ATGCGGATCGCGGTTGTGGGGACCGGCTATGTCGGCTTGGTGTCCGGCGCCTGCTTTGCCGAATTCGGCATCGACGTGTGCTGTGTGGACAAGGACGAAACGAAAATCCGGCGCCTGAGGGGCGGCGAGATCCCCATCTACGAGCCCGGCCTCGACGTCCTCGTGGCGCGCAACATGGCGGCGGAGCGTCTGTCCTTCACCTCCGACCTCGCGGTCGCCATGGAGGGGGCCGACGTGGTGCTGATCGCGGTCGGCACCCCCTCCCGCCCCGGTGACGGCGGGGCCGACCTGACCTATGTCCACGCGGCGGCGGCGGAGATCGCGCGGACGATGTCCCGCTACACCGTCATCGTCACCAAATCGACGGTGCCGGTCGGCACCGGGCGCCATGTTGCCGCCATCGTGCGCGACATCAACCCGCGCGCCGAGTTCGACGTGGTGTCCAACCCGGAATTCCTGCGCGAAGGCTCGGCCATCGGAGACTTCATGCAGCCCGATCGCGTGGTGATCGGCGCCGACTCCGAGCGGGCGCGGGTGGTGATGGACACCCTCTACCAGCCGCTGATCCGCGCCGGGACGCCCTTCGTGCGCACCGGGATCGAGACGGCGGAGCTGACGAAATACTCGGCCAACGCCTTCCTCGCCTTCAAGATCACCTTCATCAACGAGGTGGCCGACCTGTGCGAGCGGGTGGGGGCCGACGTGCAGGACGTGGCGGCGGGGATGGGGCTGGACGGGCGCATCGGGCGTCCCTTCCTGAACGCCGGGCCGGGCTTCGGCGGTTCCTGCTTCCCCAAGGACACCGAGGCGCTGGTGCGCACCGGGCGGCAGCACGGCGCGCCGGTGCGGCTGATCGAAACGGTGGTGGACGTGAACCGGGCGCGCAAGCGGCTGATGGCCGGGCGGATCCTCCAGGCCTGCGGGCCGGACGCGGCGGGCAAGCGCATCGCCGTGCTGGGCATCACCTTCAAGCCCGACACCAACGACATGCGCGAGGCGGCGAGCCTGGAGATCATTCCGTTGCTTCAGCAGGCCGGCGCCACGGTCCACGCCTACGATCCCGCCGGCATGGAGGAAGGGCGCCACCTGCTGCCCGGCGTGGTCTGGCACGACGATGCCTACGCCCCGCTTGCCGAGGCCGACTGCGTCGCCATCCTGACGGAATGGAACGAGTTCCGCGCGCTGGATCTGGGCCGCGTCCGCAGCATGATGCGCCGCCCGGTGATGGTCGATCTGCGCAACGTCTACGACCCGGCCGCCATGGCGGCGGCGGGGTTCCATTATGGCTCCGTGGGGCGGCGCGATGTGCGGCCCGACGCGGCGAAGCGGCGCAAGGCGGCGGAGGCGATGCTCCTCAGCAACAGCTTCGCGGGTGACGCCTGTGTCCTGCCCTTCTCCGGACAGCTCGCGGCCGCCGCTTCCGACCTGGCGGATTGA
- a CDS encoding SDR family NAD(P)-dependent oxidoreductase, translating to MDVLVTGGAGFIGSHITHRLVSLGHRVTVIDNESTGLRSNVPAEVRYIRGDVTNPADLDAAFEEVPDAVIHIAGQVSIIRAFSNPVGDLRTNVEGTVNVLQQCVERGVKRLLYASSMSAYGNAEVVPTPEDTPCSPVSYYGVTKYAGERYVHLTAARPDLPGGLAVTSFRMYNVYGPRQAVDNPYQGVLGIFLGNIIRGEPIRIYGDGKQTRDFVFIDDVVDAWVGALDNPASHGRIFNLGSGRQTSISELADLALGALGRTRADHPVLYHPERPGEQRSVQADVTYAGAVLGWTPRTRLEQGLAETVRWALRENGRDDVQPSGQANGMAERAVA from the coding sequence ATGGACGTTCTTGTAACGGGCGGGGCCGGGTTCATCGGCTCCCACATCACGCACCGCCTCGTGTCGCTGGGCCACCGGGTGACGGTGATCGACAACGAGTCCACCGGGCTGCGCTCCAACGTACCGGCGGAGGTGCGCTACATCCGCGGCGACGTCACCAACCCCGCCGACCTCGATGCGGCGTTCGAGGAGGTGCCCGACGCGGTCATCCACATCGCCGGGCAGGTGTCGATCATCCGCGCCTTCAGCAACCCGGTCGGCGACCTGCGCACCAACGTGGAGGGGACGGTGAACGTCCTCCAGCAGTGCGTGGAGCGCGGGGTGAAGCGCCTTCTCTACGCCAGCTCGATGAGCGCCTACGGCAACGCCGAGGTGGTGCCGACGCCGGAAGACACCCCCTGCTCCCCGGTGTCCTACTACGGGGTGACGAAATACGCGGGCGAGCGCTACGTCCATCTGACCGCGGCGCGGCCCGACCTGCCGGGCGGTCTGGCCGTCACCTCCTTCCGCATGTACAACGTCTACGGGCCACGGCAGGCGGTGGACAACCCCTATCAGGGGGTGCTGGGCATCTTCCTGGGCAACATCATCCGCGGCGAACCGATCCGCATCTACGGCGACGGTAAGCAGACCCGCGACTTCGTCTTCATCGACGACGTGGTGGACGCCTGGGTCGGCGCGCTCGACAACCCGGCCAGCCACGGCAGGATCTTCAACCTCGGCAGCGGGCGGCAGACCAGCATCAGCGAACTGGCCGACCTCGCGCTGGGGGCGCTGGGGCGCACGCGGGCCGACCATCCCGTGCTCTACCACCCCGAACGTCCGGGCGAACAGCGCAGCGTGCAGGCGGACGTGACCTACGCCGGGGCGGTGCTCGGCTGGACGCCGCGCACGCGGTTGGAGCAGGGGCTGGCGGAAACCGTGCGCTGGGCTTTGCGCGAGAACGGCCGGGACGATGTCCAGCCGAGCGGCCAAGCGAACGGCATGGCAGAGCGCGCCGTGGCCTGA
- a CDS encoding GDP-mannose 4,6-dehydratase, producing the protein MEGKTLVTGGAGFVGCNLVKNLLEDGRDVVVLDALLRPGSERNAAWLQTLNAGSRLTFMKADVRDFAAVKSCMAGAEEVYHLAGQVAVTSSLDDPRTDFDINALGTFNVLEAARRMKTPPKVVFTSTNKVYGGLEHVAVEQTGSRYRFADRPLGVSEAEPLDFHSPYGCSKGAADQYVRDYARIYDLPTVVFRMSCIYGPRQFGNEDQGWVAHFIISALSGRPIHIYGDGMQVRDVLFVEDLVRAFRLATEKIEVSRGQVFNIGGGPENTISVWREFGEMLSTLRGAPVEADFSDWRPGDQPCYVSDIRKAEQVLGWRPQVDRDTGIRRLWDWAERYLAQNGLPTDQTQLEAGRIALSA; encoded by the coding sequence ATGGAAGGCAAAACGCTCGTGACCGGCGGGGCCGGCTTCGTCGGCTGCAATCTGGTCAAGAACCTGCTGGAGGACGGGCGCGACGTCGTCGTCCTGGACGCCCTGCTGCGGCCGGGCAGCGAGCGCAACGCGGCGTGGCTGCAGACCCTCAACGCCGGCTCCCGCCTGACCTTCATGAAGGCCGACGTGCGCGACTTCGCCGCCGTCAAATCCTGCATGGCCGGGGCGGAGGAGGTCTACCACCTTGCCGGGCAGGTCGCGGTGACCTCGTCACTGGACGACCCGCGCACCGACTTCGACATCAACGCGCTCGGCACCTTCAACGTGCTGGAGGCGGCGCGCCGCATGAAGACTCCGCCGAAGGTGGTCTTCACCTCGACCAACAAGGTCTATGGCGGGCTGGAGCATGTGGCGGTGGAACAGACCGGCAGCCGCTACCGCTTCGCGGACCGCCCGCTCGGCGTTTCGGAGGCGGAGCCGCTGGACTTCCATTCGCCCTACGGCTGCTCCAAGGGGGCGGCGGACCAGTATGTGCGCGACTACGCCCGCATCTACGACCTGCCGACCGTCGTCTTCCGGATGAGCTGCATCTACGGCCCGCGCCAGTTCGGCAACGAGGACCAGGGCTGGGTCGCGCATTTCATCATCTCGGCGCTGAGCGGGCGTCCGATCCACATCTACGGCGACGGCATGCAGGTGCGCGACGTGCTGTTCGTGGAAGATCTCGTGCGCGCCTTCCGCCTCGCCACCGAGAAGATCGAGGTCAGCCGCGGGCAGGTCTTCAACATCGGCGGCGGGCCGGAGAACACCATCTCGGTCTGGCGCGAGTTCGGGGAGATGCTGTCCACCCTGCGCGGCGCGCCGGTGGAGGCCGACTTCTCCGATTGGCGGCCCGGCGACCAGCCCTGCTACGTCAGCGACATCCGCAAGGCGGAGCAGGTCCTCGGCTGGCGCCCGCAGGTTGACCGCGACACCGGCATCCGCCGCCTGTGGGACTGGGCGGAGCGCTATCTCGCGCAGAACGGCCTGCCCACGGACCAGACCCAGTTGGAAGCGGGCCGCATCGCCCTCAGCGCGTAA
- a CDS encoding glycosyltransferase family 4 protein: MSLKILSAIVVPPHLAVSGASKAAEKLSVALQAHGRIDIANMGMASRVPMDPGKPGERIEVRTSSPFVGLDSVLPNRAKTLFYQSSIPALIRHGSYDLVHIHNPIPALEMMRVARACVAKGVPYVVSTHGFVEIGNPAAFRRMDAARRLAWDLLIDRPVRYVVRNAAAICAISPVDLPIVRNFGFTGGDIAVIPYGVDRPNDWGAPTPADRDIHGKFGIPERKEDGGPFTAFFLANHTANKGLGVLLDAFVGLSMPFRLIVGGEKRDFVDYEAYQRRCGPGQTIHLTGNLAEAEVAAMFRRSDLFVFPTLADTFPNVILEAMAFGVPVVASRVGGIPYQVDDGCAVIVEPGDALALRAAVEQLATDPERMARMGRHGRLRAAQRFDWAAAAAETHRLYDAVIRRPAGAAVLKAA, encoded by the coding sequence ATGAGCCTGAAGATCCTGTCGGCGATCGTCGTGCCGCCGCATCTGGCGGTCAGCGGCGCCAGCAAGGCGGCGGAGAAGCTGAGCGTCGCGCTGCAGGCGCACGGTCGCATCGACATCGCGAACATGGGCATGGCGAGCCGGGTGCCGATGGACCCCGGCAAGCCGGGCGAACGGATCGAAGTCCGGACCTCAAGCCCCTTCGTCGGGCTCGATTCCGTGCTGCCCAACCGCGCGAAGACCCTGTTCTACCAGTCGAGCATCCCGGCGCTGATCCGCCATGGCTCCTACGATCTGGTGCACATCCACAACCCGATCCCGGCGCTGGAGATGATGCGGGTGGCCCGCGCCTGCGTGGCGAAGGGCGTGCCCTACGTGGTGTCCACCCACGGCTTCGTGGAGATCGGCAACCCGGCGGCCTTCCGGCGTATGGACGCGGCGCGGCGGCTGGCCTGGGACCTGCTGATCGACCGTCCGGTCCGCTACGTCGTCCGCAACGCGGCGGCCATCTGCGCAATCTCCCCGGTGGACCTGCCCATCGTCCGGAACTTCGGCTTCACCGGGGGCGACATCGCCGTCATTCCCTACGGCGTGGACCGCCCGAACGACTGGGGCGCGCCGACCCCGGCGGACCGCGACATTCACGGCAAGTTCGGCATCCCGGAGCGCAAGGAGGACGGCGGTCCATTCACCGCCTTCTTCCTCGCCAACCACACGGCCAACAAGGGGTTGGGCGTGCTGCTCGACGCCTTCGTCGGCCTGTCGATGCCGTTCCGCCTGATCGTCGGCGGCGAGAAGCGCGACTTCGTCGATTACGAGGCGTACCAGCGCCGCTGCGGGCCGGGCCAGACCATCCACCTTACCGGCAATCTGGCCGAGGCGGAGGTCGCGGCCATGTTCCGCCGCTCCGATCTGTTCGTCTTCCCGACCCTGGCCGACACCTTCCCCAACGTGATCCTCGAGGCGATGGCCTTCGGCGTCCCGGTGGTGGCGAGCCGGGTCGGCGGCATCCCGTATCAGGTCGACGACGGCTGCGCGGTGATCGTCGAGCCGGGCGACGCGCTGGCCCTGCGCGCCGCCGTCGAGCAGCTCGCCACGGATCCCGAGCGGATGGCGCGGATGGGCCGCCACGGCCGCCTGCGCGCCGCCCAGCGCTTCGACTGGGCCGCCGCCGCCGCCGAGACCCACCGGCTCTACGACGCTGTGATCCGCCGCCCGGCGGGCGCCGCCGTCCTCAAGGCCGCCTGA